In a genomic window of Bacillus rossius redtenbacheri isolate Brsri chromosome 4 unlocalized genomic scaffold, Brsri_v3 Brsri_v3_scf4_2, whole genome shotgun sequence:
- the LOC134542310 gene encoding uncharacterized protein LOC134542310 has protein sequence MPDPDTVPPTAAVDRVAVRIPPFWSADPEMWFAQVENQFAIAGITADSTKFHYVAGNLDSRYATEVRDILTQPPATGKYEKLRTELVKRLSASQARKTKQLLETEEMGDRRPSQFLRHLRGLAGTAIPDDLLRSLWLGRLPSPTQAILATQTNASLDALADLADAIADTNPQPQAAAVSSMEAMVDKMAALMSAKIGEMAAILRQEIAAVATSSAQRRSRSDSSPPAGYRSRSRSKGPPGACWYHRRFGDAAHRCTTPCTYQTGNDKGTR, from the coding sequence ATGCCAGACCCAGACACAGTACCTCCTACTGCGGCGGTGGATCGGGTGGCGGTTCGCATCCCGCCGTTCTGGTCCGCAGATCCCGAGATGTGGTTCGCGCAAGTCGAAAACCAGTTCGCGATTGCAGGAATAACCGCAGACAGTACGAAATTTCATTACGTGGCGGGCAACCTGGACTCCCGTTATGCTACCGAGGTGCGCGACATCCTCACGCAACCGCCAGCCACGGGCAAATATGAGAAACTGAGAACGGAGCTGGTCAAGAGGCTAAGTGCTTCGCAAGCGAGGAAAACTAAGCAGCTGCTGGAGACCGAAGAGATGGGCGATCGGCGTCCATCCCAGTTCCTCCGACACCTCCGCGGCCTGGCAGGGACAGCTATCCCAGATGACCTCCTGCGATCCTTATGGCTGGGTCGGCTCCCATCGCCTACCCAAGCGATTCTGGCCACGCAGACTAACGCATCATTGGATGCGTTGGCCGACCTAGCCGATGCCATTGCAGATACCAACCCCCAGCCGCAGGCGGCTGCAGTGTCCTCCATGGAGGCGATGgtggacaagatggcggccctgaTGTCCGCGAAGATCGGGGAAATGGCCGCGATATTGCGGCAAGAGATCGCAGCAGTTGCCACCAGCAGTGCGCAGCGCAGGAGTCGCTCGGACAGCTCGCCGCCCGCGGGATACCGCTCCCGCTCCCGCAGTAAGGGCCCGCCAGGAGCCTGCTGGTACCATCGCCGTTTCGGGGACGCAGCCCACAGGTGCACCACGCCCTGTACGTACCAGACGGGAAACGACAAGGGGACGCGTTGA